In Ovis canadensis isolate MfBH-ARS-UI-01 breed Bighorn chromosome 3, ARS-UI_OviCan_v2, whole genome shotgun sequence, one DNA window encodes the following:
- the LOC138437821 gene encoding C-type lectin domain family 2 member D11-like isoform X2, protein MFQRDPTSGENVEEGRSGKLLQILYLLSQSGRILQRICLAIISFVTSAKFYRFIFIASLAANLMLFYPLFPVRRRELDSHVLHVPCLKGWIGFGSKCFYFSEDTRNWTFSQTFCTSLEAVLAQFETKDELNFLIRYKGPFDHWIGLHRESSHHVWQWTDNSKYNASFAITGDATCGYLNDLGVSSARSYTDRKWICSKQIMSPCP, encoded by the exons GTAAATTACTCCaaattctttatctgctgagccaatCGGGACGAATACTCCAAAGGATATGCCTAGCAATTATATCTTTTGTAACTTCTGCCAAGTTTTATCGTTTCATCTTCATTGCATCTCTAGCTGCAAATCTAATGCTATTTTATCCTCTTTTCCCAG TGAGAAGGAGAGAGCTGGACTCACATGTTCTGCATGTCCCCTGCTTAAAAGGATGGATAGGATTTggaagtaaatgtttttatttttcggAAGACACAAGGAATTGGACATTCAGTCAGACATTCTGTACTTCATTGGAAGCTGTCCTTGCTCAGTTTGAAACTAAGGACGAGCTG AACTTCCTGATAAGATACAAAGGCCCTTTTGACCATTGGATTGGCCTTCATAGAGAATCATCACATCATGTTTGGCAATGGACAGACAACTCTAAATATAATGCCTC GTTTGCCATCACAGGAGATGCAACCTGTGGCTATCTGAATGACCTTGGAGTTAGCAGTGCCAGAAGTTATACAGATAGAAAATGGATTTGCAGCAAACAAATAATGTCTCCATGTCCTTAA